Proteins encoded within one genomic window of Heptranchias perlo isolate sHepPer1 chromosome 35, sHepPer1.hap1, whole genome shotgun sequence:
- the LOC137302174 gene encoding potassium voltage-gated channel subfamily E regulatory beta subunit 5-like, whose product MDWTMNRSVIYSTAQLYNFFYGIQAVTSNESLALGPRADADYGDAYVFILAVMVFFAFLAGTMLLGYTSSSVEEPPDDPSHLCGQKSGRPSGGRTRANPTTRPV is encoded by the coding sequence ATGGACTGGACCATGAATCGCTCTGTAATCTACTCCACTGCCCAACTGTACAACTTTTTCTACGGGATTCAGGCGGTCACGTCCAACGAGTCTCTTGCGCTCGGACCGCGAGCAGATGCGGACTACGGCGACGCCTACGTGTTCATCCTGGCCGTGATGGTCTTCTTTGCGTTCCTGGCCGGGACGATGCTCCTCGGATACACCAGCTCCAGCGTCGAGGAGCCGCCCGACGACCCGTCCCACCTCTGCGGCCAGAAGAGCGGGCGGCCGAGCGGCGGCAGAACCCGCGCGAACCCAACGACCAGGCCTGTCTGA